In Promicromonospora sp. Populi, one genomic interval encodes:
- a CDS encoding DUF4394 domain-containing protein, with product MRRIGIVVAAVLAAGALAAPAASAADASAAEASASTHQNRSDLLVLGSNGVLSRHNGNQPVVVEHRVRITGLAHHDRLVGMDVRPANGTVYVIGASGQLYTVDAKSGKATKVGAPVALTGRAVGLDFNPTVDRIRLVTDTGQNLRLHPDTGAVAAVDSTLAYATGGGRPEVAASGYTNSVAGATSTALYGLDSRTDTLVLQGSVPGATPVVSPNTGQLFPVGRLGLNVVATNGFDIDGAARAGDYDAKDYRAVAAVRTGGLLGLSLLVDVNLDTGRAKVLAPLLTPPVGVAFIG from the coding sequence ATGAGACGAATCGGAATCGTGGTCGCCGCCGTGCTGGCCGCCGGTGCGCTGGCCGCGCCGGCGGCATCCGCGGCGGACGCGTCCGCGGCGGAGGCATCCGCATCGACGCACCAGAACCGCAGTGACCTGTTGGTACTCGGCTCGAACGGCGTGCTGAGCCGGCACAACGGAAACCAGCCGGTGGTCGTCGAGCACCGGGTCCGGATCACCGGTCTCGCGCACCACGACCGGCTGGTCGGCATGGACGTGCGGCCGGCCAACGGCACGGTGTACGTCATCGGCGCGTCCGGTCAGCTGTACACGGTGGACGCCAAGTCGGGGAAGGCCACGAAGGTCGGCGCGCCGGTAGCGCTCACCGGGCGGGCCGTCGGCCTGGACTTCAACCCGACCGTCGACCGGATCCGGCTCGTCACAGACACCGGCCAGAACCTGCGGCTCCACCCCGACACAGGCGCGGTGGCTGCGGTCGACAGCACCCTGGCCTACGCCACCGGCGGCGGCAGGCCGGAGGTCGCCGCGTCCGGCTACACGAACAGCGTCGCGGGGGCCACCTCGACCGCGCTGTACGGCCTGGACTCCCGCACGGACACGCTCGTGTTGCAGGGCAGCGTCCCCGGCGCGACACCGGTCGTGTCACCGAACACCGGACAGCTGTTCCCCGTCGGCCGCCTCGGCCTGAACGTCGTGGCGACCAACGGGTTCGACATCGATGGCGCTGCCCGGGCCGGCGACTACGACGCGAAGGACTACCGTGCCGTGGCCGCGGTGCGGACCGGCGGGCTTCTCGGCCTGTCGCTGCTGGTCGACGTCAACCTGGACACCGGTCGCGCGAAGGTGCTGGCGCCGCTGCTCACTCCACCCGTCGGGGTCGCCTTCATC
- a CDS encoding sigma-70 family RNA polymerase sigma factor, whose amino-acid sequence MTLATDGRADRNRAPVVRSVMDLPGKREESFDVVSAYDGHGRELYAFALAALGDRSQAEECVQDTFVRAWRARETYRPDLASVRTWLFAIARNLVTDTLRARQRRPRTVEAIAGEDRADPADHVGASLDRLLVAEALIQLSVEHRQVIVEVQLNGRSYEDLARITRVPVTTLRTRMYYGLRSLRTALKEVGETHA is encoded by the coding sequence GTGACACTCGCGACCGACGGCCGGGCGGACCGGAACCGGGCACCCGTGGTGAGGAGCGTGATGGACCTGCCCGGGAAGCGGGAGGAATCGTTCGACGTGGTGAGCGCCTACGACGGTCACGGCAGGGAGCTGTACGCGTTCGCGCTCGCCGCGTTGGGTGACCGGTCCCAGGCAGAGGAGTGTGTCCAGGACACGTTCGTCCGGGCGTGGCGCGCGCGAGAGACCTATCGGCCGGACCTGGCGTCGGTGCGGACCTGGCTGTTCGCGATCGCGCGGAACCTCGTGACCGACACGCTTCGAGCGCGGCAGCGCCGGCCGCGAACGGTCGAGGCGATCGCGGGCGAAGATCGCGCCGACCCTGCTGACCATGTCGGGGCTAGCCTGGACCGGCTGCTGGTGGCGGAGGCGCTGATCCAGCTGTCTGTGGAGCACCGCCAGGTGATCGTCGAGGTGCAACTCAACGGCAGGTCCTATGAGGACCTGGCGAGGATCACGCGCGTCCCGGTGACCACGCTGCGGACCAGGATGTACTACGGGCTGCGGTCCCTGCGAACAGCCCTGAAGGAGGTGGGCGAGACCCATGCCTGA
- a CDS encoding carbohydrate-binding protein — translation MHSSVSLRRLVGAACATALAIPIAAVLGIPAAADDIAVTAATVPFTSYEAEAGSLGGGATSVSLTAAPTTQYSSAALEASGHAYARLTGTGQSVQWTNNTGGPINAITVRVSIPDTSSGGGQTSTLNLYVNGGLRQTLNVNSRQTWLYEGNDNYNGNNQNPSNGNPRAFFDETHTFITGTPIAAGSTFMLRKDSGNSAAFYDIDVVDVENAPAPLAQPAGSLSITECGAVADNTPTNGAASPSSVDSRAAIQNCINQAQSQGRVLWIPAGTFYVKGTQGLLAQGITIAGAGSWHSTIYRDVPLPNSTPLPPLWGLTSTTIRNLHVDSNATSRVTLDGAGGSMDITGTNWLAEGIWTQHTMSGFWASGTGGTIRNNRLTTIWADGANINNVSMGNSVGNNLAMTNNFVRGTGDDALAVNSVNYNDFDGTRVYYTPMANAVVTNNTSIAPWGGKGIGIYGGSGHRVENNYVSDTARYIGLGAGRFGVNGNDLFSTTVTGNTVVRSGGNAYSQGQPAFHIGNGGDGQNVGVVDRVTATNNTILNSVYDGIGFSTSTNTLLQNNTVTSPWRNGIVISPAFYPAPSGSATITGNTVNGGGTPYINNSGGFAASLSGNSWQTGTPVEGPFGGTPAAVPGTVQAENYNTGGQGVAYSVNSINGNANGYRADGVDLETTSDTGGGHNLGWTSTGQWFHYTVNVATARTYTVALRVAAPSAVTNALHLVSASGTNLSGNVSLPATGGWQTWTTVTTQVTLPAGVQTLTVYQDNGGWNLNSLQFS, via the coding sequence ATGCACTCTTCTGTCTCACTTCGCCGACTCGTCGGCGCCGCATGTGCCACCGCCCTCGCCATCCCGATCGCTGCCGTGCTCGGTATTCCAGCCGCAGCCGATGACATCGCTGTCACCGCCGCGACGGTCCCGTTCACATCGTACGAAGCCGAAGCCGGTTCGCTCGGGGGTGGCGCGACGTCGGTGTCGCTGACCGCAGCTCCGACGACCCAGTACTCGAGTGCTGCACTGGAGGCCTCCGGTCACGCCTATGCCCGCCTCACGGGCACCGGTCAGAGTGTGCAGTGGACCAACAACACCGGCGGCCCGATCAACGCGATCACCGTCCGGGTGAGCATCCCCGACACCAGCAGCGGTGGCGGTCAGACCAGCACGCTGAACCTGTACGTCAACGGCGGCCTGCGCCAGACCCTCAACGTCAACTCGCGGCAGACCTGGCTCTACGAGGGCAACGACAACTACAACGGCAACAACCAGAACCCCTCCAACGGCAACCCGCGCGCGTTCTTCGACGAGACGCACACCTTCATCACCGGTACGCCGATCGCCGCCGGCAGCACGTTCATGCTGCGCAAGGACTCGGGGAACTCGGCCGCCTTCTACGACATCGACGTCGTCGACGTGGAGAACGCGCCGGCTCCGCTCGCCCAGCCTGCAGGCTCGCTCTCCATCACCGAGTGCGGCGCAGTCGCGGACAACACGCCGACCAACGGTGCAGCCTCTCCGTCCTCGGTGGACAGCCGGGCAGCCATCCAGAACTGCATCAACCAGGCGCAGTCGCAGGGCAGGGTGCTGTGGATCCCGGCCGGCACGTTCTACGTGAAGGGCACCCAGGGGCTGCTCGCGCAGGGCATCACCATCGCGGGAGCGGGCTCCTGGCACAGCACGATCTACCGCGATGTCCCGCTCCCGAACAGCACTCCACTGCCCCCGCTGTGGGGGCTGACCTCGACCACGATCCGGAACCTGCACGTCGACTCCAACGCGACGAGCCGCGTTACGCTCGACGGCGCCGGCGGCTCGATGGACATCACCGGGACGAACTGGTTGGCCGAGGGGATCTGGACCCAGCACACGATGTCCGGCTTCTGGGCCTCCGGCACCGGCGGCACCATCCGGAACAACCGCCTCACGACGATCTGGGCCGACGGCGCCAACATCAACAACGTCTCGATGGGCAACTCCGTCGGCAACAACCTGGCCATGACCAACAACTTCGTCCGCGGCACCGGTGACGACGCCCTGGCGGTCAACTCCGTCAACTACAACGACTTCGACGGCACCCGGGTCTACTACACCCCGATGGCGAACGCGGTGGTGACGAACAATACGTCGATCGCTCCCTGGGGCGGCAAGGGCATCGGCATCTACGGCGGCAGCGGCCATCGGGTCGAGAACAACTACGTCTCCGACACTGCTCGCTACATCGGTCTGGGTGCGGGACGGTTCGGTGTCAACGGCAACGACCTGTTCTCGACCACCGTCACCGGCAACACCGTGGTCCGGTCCGGTGGGAATGCTTACAGCCAGGGGCAGCCGGCGTTCCACATCGGGAACGGCGGTGACGGGCAGAACGTCGGTGTGGTCGACCGGGTCACCGCGACCAACAACACCATCCTCAACTCGGTGTACGACGGGATCGGCTTCTCCACCTCGACCAACACCCTGCTGCAGAACAACACCGTCACCTCGCCCTGGCGCAACGGCATCGTCATCTCACCGGCGTTCTACCCCGCTCCCTCCGGGTCCGCGACGATCACCGGCAACACCGTGAACGGCGGCGGGACGCCGTACATCAACAACTCGGGTGGGTTCGCCGCATCGCTCAGCGGCAACAGCTGGCAGACGGGCACCCCGGTCGAAGGTCCGTTCGGCGGCACGCCCGCCGCGGTCCCCGGCACCGTGCAGGCGGAGAACTACAACACCGGCGGCCAGGGTGTCGCGTACAGCGTGAACTCGATCAACGGTAATGCGAACGGCTACCGGGCCGACGGCGTCGACCTCGAGACCACGTCGGACACCGGTGGCGGCCACAACCTGGGCTGGACCAGCACCGGGCAGTGGTTCCACTACACCGTCAACGTCGCCACGGCCAGGACGTACACCGTGGCGCTCCGCGTCGCGGCGCCGTCTGCGGTGACGAATGCACTTCACCTGGTCAGTGCATCCGGTACCAACCTGAGCGGCAACGTCAGCCTCCCGGCGACCGGCGGCTGGCAGACCTGGACGACCGTCACCACCCAGGTGACACTGCCGGCCGGGGTGCAGACCCTGACGGTCTACCAGGACAACGGCGGCTGGAACCTCAACAGCCTGCAGTTCAGCTGA
- a CDS encoding sulfotransferase: MSSTPRTTRVLNAALTPFIKGHRDPARSWAQAVAQVEKKAGTKDRPFATDLGRILDGAAEIPGLSPLGWFLIFNEVKGKYVNRLRVNRVLSEHPQVADEAITAPVFVCGLPRTATTLAHRILAESPDHRGPLTWELQHTALQDPQGARKVIRQLEQALSLMELVAPGLQQKHPTYIDRPEESVLFFAHGIHWPLQRGPMPSYSAWLADHDVRSEYEYLKLGLQVLQHGREPKRWVLKYPGHLGDMDTIRHVFPDATFVWTHRDPVTVIGSFASLLETLHAMGQHEVDPEVIGRSVLDHMVTQVQRGLEMRMIMPPSSIVDVPYHKLSADPFTEVPRLYSAIGARWTTRDQEHLAEVIAKPKGTPSHRYDLSRYVDRAEVEAAFAPYNRMLDRLDLRDAAPAVEL; encoded by the coding sequence GTGAGCAGCACCCCACGCACCACCCGAGTCCTGAATGCTGCCCTGACCCCGTTCATCAAGGGTCACCGGGACCCCGCCAGGTCCTGGGCACAGGCGGTCGCGCAGGTAGAGAAGAAGGCAGGCACCAAGGACCGCCCGTTTGCCACCGACCTCGGCAGGATCCTCGATGGAGCGGCAGAGATCCCGGGGCTGTCGCCGCTGGGCTGGTTCCTCATCTTCAACGAGGTCAAGGGGAAGTACGTCAATCGGCTGCGGGTCAACCGTGTGTTGTCCGAGCACCCGCAGGTTGCTGACGAAGCGATCACAGCGCCGGTGTTCGTGTGCGGCCTGCCGCGCACCGCGACGACTCTGGCCCACCGGATCCTTGCGGAGTCGCCCGACCATCGTGGCCCGTTGACGTGGGAGCTGCAGCACACGGCTCTGCAGGACCCGCAGGGGGCGCGGAAGGTGATCAGGCAGCTCGAGCAGGCCCTCTCCCTGATGGAGCTGGTCGCTCCCGGCCTCCAGCAGAAGCACCCGACCTACATCGACCGGCCGGAGGAGTCGGTGCTCTTCTTCGCGCACGGGATCCACTGGCCGCTTCAGCGCGGGCCGATGCCGTCCTACAGTGCGTGGCTCGCCGACCACGATGTGCGGTCGGAGTACGAGTACCTGAAGCTTGGGCTCCAGGTGCTCCAGCACGGGCGCGAGCCCAAGCGGTGGGTGCTGAAATACCCCGGGCACCTGGGCGACATGGACACGATCAGGCACGTGTTCCCGGACGCCACGTTCGTGTGGACCCACCGCGACCCCGTCACGGTCATCGGCTCGTTCGCCAGTCTCCTGGAGACCCTGCATGCCATGGGCCAGCACGAGGTGGACCCCGAAGTGATCGGACGATCCGTGCTGGACCATATGGTCACCCAGGTCCAGCGCGGCCTCGAGATGCGCATGATCATGCCGCCGTCCTCGATCGTGGACGTGCCGTACCACAAGCTCAGCGCCGACCCGTTCACGGAGGTCCCTCGGCTGTACTCGGCGATCGGGGCGAGGTGGACCACCCGCGACCAGGAGCACCTGGCCGAGGTGATCGCCAAGCCCAAAGGCACTCCCTCTCACCGGTACGACCTGTCCCGCTACGTGGACCGCGCCGAGGTCGAGGCGGCGTTCGCGCCGTACAACCGCATGCTGGACCGCCTCGACCTGCGAGACGCGGCCCCGGCCGTCGAGCTGTGA
- a CDS encoding FAD-dependent oxidoreductase, giving the protein MTTTDQGFTDPALAARLSDAQWDKLLSRAEPRDVVRGDYVFRAGDRDYPMILVESGEIEIVRDALRWTGEEVLAAMGPRSFAGELGLLNGQSAFLSARATGPGRVWCLARPDLRRVMAEEDELGDLILHALWARRELLRRGSAAMTLKFVGPETSGEFLALRRFAERLDLVHTAVPLPLDGSAAHPVHAYPAEDLPIAFVQGEPIARATPGVLAERLGLSYEPGDEAVVDLVVIGGGPAGLAASIYAASEGLSTLLLEAIAPGGQAASTSRIENFLGFPFGVSGGDLIGQATLQAIKFGVRVYAPCQTAALASAGDELEVTLTDGRTIRARTAIVASGAAYRRLHLDHWEEFEGSGIHYAATPLELKQVTESPVVVVGGANSAGQAALYLAANGCPVHLVVRGSDLGARMSSYLVDRLAEDSRIQVHRESNILALDGDQHLESVSIDTAGQVAARGLFCFIGAEPATSWLPALDRDQAGFIRTGTDVTPAALEGWLPLGRGPLPFETSVPRVFAAGDVRRGSMKRVAAAVGEGSSAVASVHRVLGAPVA; this is encoded by the coding sequence ATGACGACGACGGACCAGGGCTTCACCGATCCCGCGCTCGCTGCGCGGCTCAGCGACGCGCAGTGGGACAAGCTCCTCTCCCGCGCCGAGCCGCGCGACGTCGTGCGAGGGGACTATGTCTTCCGGGCCGGCGACCGCGACTACCCCATGATCCTGGTCGAGTCGGGTGAGATCGAGATCGTGCGCGACGCCCTGCGGTGGACCGGAGAGGAGGTCCTGGCCGCGATGGGTCCCCGGTCGTTCGCTGGCGAGCTGGGGCTCCTCAACGGCCAGAGTGCTTTCCTTTCGGCGCGAGCGACCGGACCTGGCCGGGTCTGGTGTCTCGCTCGCCCCGACCTACGTCGGGTCATGGCCGAGGAGGACGAGCTCGGCGACCTCATCCTGCATGCGCTGTGGGCACGGCGAGAGCTGCTGCGGCGGGGCTCGGCCGCGATGACGCTCAAGTTCGTCGGACCGGAGACCTCCGGCGAGTTCCTCGCGCTGCGCCGGTTTGCCGAGCGGCTCGACCTCGTGCACACGGCCGTGCCGCTCCCGCTGGACGGTTCGGCAGCTCATCCGGTGCACGCCTACCCGGCCGAGGACCTTCCGATCGCTTTTGTCCAGGGCGAGCCGATCGCACGCGCGACTCCCGGTGTGCTCGCCGAACGTCTCGGGCTGAGCTACGAGCCGGGCGACGAGGCAGTCGTGGACCTCGTGGTGATCGGTGGGGGACCGGCAGGGCTCGCCGCTTCGATCTATGCGGCGTCCGAAGGGCTGAGCACGTTGCTGCTTGAGGCGATCGCTCCGGGCGGCCAGGCGGCGTCCACGTCCCGGATCGAAAACTTCCTCGGGTTCCCTTTCGGTGTGAGCGGAGGAGATCTCATCGGGCAGGCCACGCTGCAGGCCATCAAGTTTGGCGTGCGCGTCTACGCGCCGTGCCAGACTGCCGCGCTCGCGTCGGCCGGCGACGAGCTCGAGGTGACTCTCACCGACGGCCGGACCATCCGTGCGCGCACGGCGATCGTCGCTTCGGGCGCGGCGTACCGGCGGCTGCACCTCGACCACTGGGAGGAGTTCGAGGGTTCCGGCATCCACTACGCGGCGACACCGCTGGAGCTCAAGCAGGTGACCGAGTCTCCAGTGGTCGTGGTGGGCGGGGCGAACTCAGCGGGTCAGGCCGCGCTGTACCTCGCGGCCAACGGCTGTCCCGTGCACCTCGTCGTACGGGGCAGCGACCTAGGGGCGCGGATGTCGTCGTACCTCGTCGACCGGCTCGCGGAGGACTCACGCATCCAGGTCCACCGGGAGTCGAACATCCTCGCGCTGGACGGGGACCAACACCTGGAGTCGGTCTCGATCGACACCGCCGGTCAGGTCGCGGCGCGGGGCCTGTTCTGCTTCATCGGCGCCGAGCCGGCGACGTCCTGGCTACCGGCGCTCGACCGCGACCAAGCGGGCTTCATCCGCACCGGCACCGACGTCACACCTGCGGCCCTGGAGGGGTGGCTGCCGCTGGGGCGCGGCCCGCTCCCGTTCGAGACCTCGGTTCCGCGGGTCTTCGCCGCGGGTGACGTCCGCCGCGGATCCATGAAGCGCGTGGCCGCGGCGGTCGGCGAGGGGTCGAGCGCGGTCGCTTCGGTCCACCGGGTACTGGGAGCGCCGGTCGCGTGA
- a CDS encoding serine hydrolase domain-containing protein translates to MIDLDKLDAVALERSFSGVVTIDVGDRRVLERSYRLAHRALQVPNTPTTRFAMASGSKSFTALAIMQQVVAGTLRLQDPVRQYLGDDLPLIDDGVTIEHLLTHTSGIGDYLDEDADWDRADHVLPVPVHTLETAESFVPILGGFPSKHAPGARFTYCNGGYIVLAIVLERVTGRQFQDVVDTDVIQPAGLASTAYLRSDELPGDAALGYLHPEGDRSNVLHLPVRGNGDGGAYTSAADLHRFWQALHAGAIVPLDVVAEVTRPRSEVPEEDLRYGLGFWLHPDDPAVVLGGFDAGVALRSTHDPATGTTATVFSNCTFGSGAVVELLQESWPEVLAPA, encoded by the coding sequence ATGATCGACCTGGACAAGCTGGACGCCGTAGCGCTGGAGCGGTCGTTCAGCGGCGTCGTGACGATCGACGTCGGTGATCGCAGGGTCCTGGAGCGCTCCTACCGGCTGGCCCATCGCGCCCTGCAGGTGCCGAACACCCCGACCACACGGTTCGCGATGGCGAGCGGCAGCAAGAGCTTCACGGCACTGGCGATCATGCAGCAGGTCGTGGCCGGGACCCTGCGGCTGCAGGACCCGGTGCGTCAGTATCTCGGTGACGATCTGCCGTTGATCGACGACGGTGTCACGATCGAGCACCTCTTGACCCATACCTCGGGGATCGGCGACTACCTCGACGAGGACGCCGACTGGGATCGCGCGGACCATGTGCTGCCCGTTCCCGTGCACACGCTCGAGACGGCCGAGTCGTTCGTCCCGATCCTGGGCGGCTTCCCCAGCAAGCACGCGCCCGGTGCGCGGTTCACGTACTGCAACGGCGGGTACATCGTGCTGGCGATCGTGCTGGAGCGGGTCACGGGGCGGCAGTTCCAGGACGTCGTGGACACCGACGTGATCCAGCCCGCGGGGCTGGCGAGCACGGCGTACCTGCGATCCGACGAGCTGCCCGGGGACGCCGCGCTGGGCTACCTGCATCCGGAGGGCGATCGCAGCAACGTGCTGCACCTGCCGGTGCGTGGCAACGGCGACGGCGGCGCCTACACGAGCGCGGCCGACCTGCACCGGTTCTGGCAAGCGCTGCATGCCGGCGCGATAGTGCCCCTCGACGTGGTCGCCGAGGTGACCCGTCCGCGGTCGGAGGTGCCGGAGGAGGACCTGCGGTACGGCCTCGGGTTCTGGCTCCACCCGGACGACCCCGCGGTCGTGCTGGGTGGCTTCGACGCGGGTGTCGCCCTCCGCTCGACGCACGATCCCGCGACCGGTACGACGGCGACCGTGTTCAGCAACTGCACGTTCGGGTCGGGAGCCGTCGTCGAGCTGCTCCAGGAGTCCTGGCCAGAGGTGCTGGCTCCGGCGTGA
- a CDS encoding PKD domain-containing protein, with translation MSALHRRALGATTALVVVLGALVPASTAATAHDVPAGSDHAEATAFDKVPLVTEGLRDPFELDVADDGRVIYIQRTGQVVVLDQDTLRQTTALDLDYSLNLLTQSDGLLGITLDNNFAENGWLYLLWSDPDVAKMNLSRFTMGPDSIIDPASEERLLDFTIWRGEGRANSHMAGSLAMGPDGDLYVATGDNSDPFDQQGYTPIDERPGRRGWDAQGTSANTNDLRGKVLRITPEDDGTYSIPAGNLFAPGTEGTRPEIYGMGFRNPFRITVDPGTGAVLIGDYGPDARVANPLRGPDGQVEFIRMTEPGNHGWPYCHADNQAYIDYDFATGASGAAFDCANPVNESPNNTGLRELPPSQEPLVWYGYGPSEEFPELGSGGAAPMGGPVYRYDPELDVKTKFPESFDGHWFVSEYARNYYKVLSLDETGALASIDPFLAGETFVAPFEAEFGPDGSLYIIDFGRGSGAGRGSTNTDAGIYRVDYAADGRRPISRFAADVDSGSEPLTVAFTGDTSESPDGLEITYAWDFENDGVVDSTEANPVHTYTDRGQFSARLTVTDSDEFTGVSVQKITVGNTRPEVSFGAPFHGGFAELGDTVPYSVDVADAEDGTTEAGTIDCAEVAVNTQLGHDGHSHPLDNYTGCTGSVFLDPADHGVGQNVYPVLGAGYQDLGADGVPALAGQDINRLQVRDKEAEFYSESSGVTVVDGADARGGRLVTDADHGDWIGFGPVDLRGIDALTIGAVRGAADTTVEVRAGSPTGRKLGQVKVAKATGAGQVVSPTIDVEDEEGATTLYLVVTSKREPADGADLGLDWLVFHGRGIADDTAPVVTAEADRPVGWVGLPIDLSGSAVAPEGRDIVSYQWDLGDGTTAEGTAVTHAYEEPGRYTARLIATDSEGTRDWTTVEITVIGGGS, from the coding sequence ATGTCCGCACTGCACCGCCGGGCCCTGGGCGCGACGACCGCTCTGGTCGTCGTGCTCGGCGCCCTGGTCCCCGCCTCCACGGCCGCCACGGCACATGACGTCCCGGCCGGCTCCGACCACGCCGAGGCCACCGCGTTCGACAAGGTCCCGCTGGTCACCGAGGGACTCCGCGACCCGTTCGAGCTGGATGTGGCAGACGACGGCCGGGTCATCTACATCCAGCGCACCGGCCAGGTGGTCGTGCTGGACCAGGACACGCTCCGCCAGACCACGGCCCTGGACCTGGACTACTCCCTCAACCTGCTCACGCAGTCCGACGGACTCCTGGGGATCACCCTGGACAACAACTTCGCCGAGAACGGGTGGCTGTACCTGCTCTGGAGCGACCCCGACGTCGCGAAGATGAACCTCTCGCGGTTCACGATGGGGCCGGACAGCATCATCGACCCGGCGTCGGAGGAACGTCTGCTCGACTTCACCATCTGGCGCGGCGAGGGCCGCGCCAACTCCCACATGGCCGGCTCGCTCGCGATGGGGCCCGACGGCGACCTGTACGTGGCCACCGGTGACAACTCCGACCCGTTCGACCAGCAGGGTTACACCCCGATCGACGAGCGTCCCGGCCGCCGCGGCTGGGACGCGCAGGGCACGTCCGCCAACACGAACGACCTGCGCGGCAAGGTCCTGCGGATCACCCCCGAGGACGACGGCACCTACTCGATCCCGGCGGGCAACCTGTTCGCGCCGGGCACCGAGGGGACCCGTCCGGAGATCTACGGGATGGGCTTCCGCAACCCGTTCCGGATCACCGTCGACCCCGGGACCGGTGCGGTGCTCATCGGGGACTACGGGCCTGACGCCCGCGTGGCCAACCCGCTGCGTGGTCCCGACGGCCAGGTCGAGTTCATCCGGATGACCGAGCCGGGCAACCACGGCTGGCCGTACTGCCACGCCGACAACCAGGCGTACATCGACTACGACTTCGCCACCGGAGCCTCCGGGGCGGCGTTCGACTGCGCCAACCCGGTCAACGAGTCCCCGAACAACACGGGCCTGCGCGAGCTCCCGCCGTCACAGGAACCGCTCGTCTGGTACGGCTACGGACCTTCCGAGGAGTTCCCCGAGCTCGGCTCGGGCGGGGCCGCCCCGATGGGTGGGCCGGTCTACCGCTACGACCCGGAGCTGGACGTCAAGACGAAGTTCCCCGAAAGCTTCGACGGGCACTGGTTCGTCTCCGAGTACGCCCGCAACTACTACAAGGTGCTCTCGCTGGACGAGACCGGCGCTCTCGCCTCGATCGACCCGTTCCTCGCGGGCGAGACGTTCGTCGCCCCGTTCGAGGCCGAGTTCGGCCCCGACGGCTCGCTCTACATCATCGACTTCGGCCGCGGATCAGGCGCCGGCCGCGGTAGCACCAACACCGATGCGGGCATCTACCGCGTCGACTACGCGGCCGACGGCCGACGGCCCATCTCCCGGTTCGCCGCCGACGTCGACTCCGGCTCGGAACCACTGACCGTCGCCTTCACCGGCGACACCAGCGAGAGCCCCGACGGGCTGGAGATCACCTACGCGTGGGACTTCGAGAACGACGGTGTCGTCGACTCCACCGAGGCCAACCCCGTGCACACCTACACCGACCGCGGCCAGTTCAGCGCCCGCCTGACGGTCACGGACAGCGACGAGTTCACCGGCGTCTCCGTGCAGAAGATCACCGTCGGCAACACCCGGCCAGAAGTCTCCTTCGGGGCGCCGTTCCACGGAGGTTTCGCCGAGCTCGGCGACACCGTCCCGTACTCCGTCGACGTGGCCGACGCCGAGGACGGCACCACCGAGGCGGGCACCATCGACTGCGCGGAGGTCGCGGTGAACACCCAGCTGGGTCACGACGGCCACTCGCATCCCCTGGACAACTACACCGGGTGCACCGGGTCGGTGTTCCTCGACCCGGCGGACCACGGGGTTGGCCAGAACGTCTACCCCGTGCTCGGGGCGGGCTACCAGGACCTCGGCGCCGACGGCGTCCCGGCACTGGCCGGCCAGGACATCAACCGCCTGCAGGTGCGCGACAAGGAGGCCGAGTTCTACTCCGAGAGCTCGGGCGTCACCGTGGTCGACGGCGCCGACGCCCGGGGCGGCCGGCTCGTGACCGACGCCGACCACGGCGACTGGATCGGATTCGGCCCCGTCGACCTGCGCGGGATCGACGCCCTGACGATCGGCGCCGTCCGCGGCGCTGCCGACACGACCGTCGAGGTGCGGGCCGGCAGCCCGACCGGACGCAAGCTCGGTCAGGTCAAGGTCGCCAAGGCCACCGGTGCGGGGCAGGTCGTCTCGCCCACCATCGACGTCGAGGACGAGGAGGGTGCCACCACCCTGTACCTCGTCGTGACGAGCAAGCGCGAGCCGGCCGACGGTGCCGACCTCGGTCTCGACTGGCTCGTCTTCCACGGCCGCGGCATAGCCGACGACACCGCCCCGGTCGTGACGGCCGAGGCCGACCGCCCGGTCGGCTGGGTGGGGCTCCCGATCGACCTGTCGGGCTCCGCGGTCGCCCCGGAGGGGCGCGACATCGTCTCCTACCAGTGGGACCTCGGTGACGGGACGACGGCGGAGGGGACCGCCGTCACGCACGCCTACGAGGAGCCTGGCCGGTACACCGCCCGGCTGATCGCGACGGACAGCGAGGGCACCCGCGACTGGACGACCGTCGAGATCACGGTGATCGGCGGCGGGAGCTGA